One genomic region from Gossypium hirsutum isolate 1008001.06 chromosome D13, Gossypium_hirsutum_v2.1, whole genome shotgun sequence encodes:
- the LOC107889808 gene encoding cytosolic sulfotransferase 17 — MLIDDHFNPRPTDIIVATSPKCGTTWLRALVFSIINRNSFDFNNHPLSKANPRDLVHFLEAHIRGDRSTVSIDGLLSPRLLSTHLPYSLFPKCMTDDASSACRFVYICRDPKDVLVSKWHFANKLRPKELPPLPLEEAFELFSNGVSHYGPFWDHVLGYWKASGEWPKKVLCLKYEDVKEPSGCVRKVAEFLGVPFSPEEEKKWIVEEIVKLCSFESLSNQDVNKSDTRSGENPMSNSDFFRKGEVGDWVNHLSPQMSEILDKITEQKFQGTGFSFH, encoded by the coding sequence ATGTTGATCGATGACCACTTCAACCCTCGTCCCACGGACATCATCGTCGCAACGTCCCCTAAATGCGGCACCACGTGGCTACGAGCCCTTGTTTTCTCCATTATCAATAGGAATTCTTTTGATTTCAATAACCATCCTTTGAGCAAGGCAAACCCACGAGACTTGGTCCACTTTCTCGAAGCACATATTCGCGGAGATAGGTCAACTGTTTCCATTGATGGGCTTCTTTCACCTCGCCTTCTCTCAACTCACCTTCCTTACTCTTTGTTCCCGAAATGCATGACCGATGATGCCTCCTCAGCTTGTCGTTTCGTTTACATCTGCCGAGACCCTAAAGATGTTTTAGTCTCGAAGTGGCATTTCGCTAACAAGTTGAGACCCAAAGAATTGCCACCACTTCCACTAGAGGAAGCCTTTGAGTTGTTTTCCAACGGGGTATCGCACTATGGACCGTTTTGGGATCACGTTTTGGGGTATTGGAAAGCTAGTGGGGAGTGGCCAAAGAAGGTGTTGTGCTTGAAGTATGAAGATGTAAAGGAGCCTTCAGGGTGTGTGAGGAAAGTGGCGGAGTTCTTGGGGGTACCCTTTTCACCGGAGGAAGAAAAGAAATGGATTGTGGAAGAAATAGTGAAGTTGTGTAGTTTTGAGAGTTTGAGCAATCAAGATGTGAATAAAAGTGACACCAGAAGTGGGGAAAATCCTATGAGTAATTCTGATTTCTTTAGGAAAGGTGAAGTAGGAGATTGGGTTAACCATTTGTCACCCCAAATGTCTGAGATATTGGATAAGATTACTGAACAAAAGTTTCAAGGTACTGGGTTTAGCTTTCATTGA